The following proteins are co-located in the Thermomicrobiales bacterium genome:
- a CDS encoding LacI family DNA-binding transcriptional regulator — MRDIALSADVSLATVSLVLNGRPGISTETRKRVMSAAGALGYQAPVRRTAGSLETIGLLIEHLPTAPDRDPFNRHILRAIESAARRAGYRVVVEFADTGDGPRIDHWSGGWASGLLVLGGGDLDPEWVATALEAGLPVVVADHFIPGIEVATVVFDNFAGAYEMTNYLRAAGHTRIGFLRGPSKYWTLEERRGGYLAAMHTPGTAFDLDLIPPRISHGDEKGYGETLALLDLPDPPTAIFAVSDQTAIGAYRAVASRGLTVGQDISIVGFDDIDAAGMLSPPLTTVRNSGALLGQIAFERLLGMIRGDRSTEDIATKWTVPTRIIERESVHRIS, encoded by the coding sequence ATGCGAGATATCGCTCTGTCGGCAGACGTGTCGTTGGCGACCGTGTCGCTCGTGCTGAACGGGCGCCCAGGCATCTCCACGGAAACCCGGAAACGTGTCATGTCCGCAGCAGGAGCGCTTGGCTACCAGGCGCCAGTTCGCCGGACGGCCGGGTCGTTGGAGACGATCGGGTTGCTCATCGAGCATCTTCCGACCGCTCCCGATCGCGATCCCTTCAATCGTCATATCCTGCGAGCCATCGAATCGGCGGCGCGCCGTGCCGGCTATCGCGTGGTTGTGGAGTTCGCCGATACCGGCGACGGTCCCCGAATCGACCACTGGTCGGGCGGCTGGGCCTCAGGGCTCCTGGTGCTTGGCGGGGGCGATCTCGACCCGGAGTGGGTGGCAACTGCCCTGGAAGCAGGCTTGCCCGTGGTTGTGGCCGATCACTTCATCCCGGGCATCGAAGTGGCGACCGTCGTTTTCGACAACTTTGCGGGCGCCTACGAGATGACGAATTACCTGCGAGCGGCAGGACACACGCGCATCGGCTTTTTGCGCGGTCCGTCCAAGTACTGGACACTCGAGGAGCGGCGCGGCGGATACCTGGCGGCCATGCATACGCCTGGCACGGCGTTCGACCTCGATCTCATCCCACCCCGCATTTCTCATGGCGATGAGAAGGGGTATGGTGAAACCCTCGCGTTGCTCGATCTCCCTGACCCGCCGACGGCGATCTTCGCCGTGAGCGATCAGACTGCCATTGGCGCGTATCGAGCGGTGGCGAGTCGGGGCCTGACAGTTGGTCAGGACATCTCGATCGTGGGGTTCGATGACATCGATGCCGCTGGGATGCTCTCCCCGCCGCTCACGACGGTCCGGAACTCGGGAGCGCTGCTGGGTCAGATCGCGTTCGAACGGCTGCTCGGCATGATTCGAGGAGATCGGTCGACCGAGGACATCGCGACCAAGTGGACGGTGCCAACGCGCATCATCGAGCGGGAATCAGTTCACCGCATCTCCTGA
- a CDS encoding glycogen/starch/alpha-glucan phosphorylase translates to MPSLRQFESRPQRTVRSFTREFLENLRYHRGVEQYATPVDYYMSLALTVREYMMQDWLDSLHTQSRTGAKVVCYLSAEYLPGRQLGNALLNGDLREIAAESLQSLGLDLKELMELETEPGLGNGGLGRLAACFLDSLSALDIPAIGYGIRYDFGIFRQTFVNGWQIEQPDSWSMGASPWEVVHPQFSNRVGFGGHTEPYYDETGQFQVRWIPSEQVIGVPYNILVPGYHTKMVNTLRLWRARAAQEFDLRTFNAGDYVNAVQQQIASETISKVLYPNDTTPQGKELRLRQQYFFVACSIQDIFRFLPSGYDLRNLHKRYVFQLNDTHPTVAVAEMMRYLMDERHIPWTVAWDITSKMFGYTSHTLLPEALETWPVEIFGRLLPRHMEIIYEINRRFVEDVRRVWPGDEARVERMSIIGNNGQPHVRMAHLATVGSYSVNGVAPLQSRLLKERTLRDFSEMWPKKFGNVTNGVTPRRFIGLANPRLVELISSRIGDGWLTDITRLAEIEQYADDQQFQADWHKVKMANKADLSIALHRITGVGMSTSAMFDVLVKRIHLYKRQLLKALHAIVLYNQLKAGAKNALIPRVVIFGGKAAPGYEMAKLVIKLINSVAEVVNRDPSTRDRLAVVYPPNFNVTLAEKIYAAADVSEQVSLAGMEASGTGNMKFAMNGALTVGTLDGANIDIRELVGPENFFTFGMTEDEVRDLRSSGYDPRSIYESNPDLKQAIDMIASNAFTPNEPGVLQPIVDHLIGYDEFMVLADFASYAECQMRAEEAFRNPTAWTRMSILNTARSGYFSSDRSIRDYADTIWKVSPMRMHGQSRAR, encoded by the coding sequence ATGCCCAGTCTTCGACAATTCGAAAGTCGGCCGCAGCGAACGGTCCGTTCCTTTACCCGTGAGTTCCTGGAAAACCTGCGCTACCACCGGGGCGTCGAGCAGTATGCGACGCCGGTCGACTACTACATGTCGCTGGCGTTGACGGTGCGGGAATACATGATGCAGGACTGGCTGGACAGCCTGCATACCCAGAGCCGCACCGGCGCGAAGGTCGTTTGCTATCTCTCTGCCGAATACCTTCCCGGCCGGCAGCTCGGAAACGCCTTGTTGAATGGCGACCTTCGCGAAATCGCCGCGGAGTCGCTGCAAAGCCTGGGACTCGATCTCAAGGAGCTCATGGAACTGGAGACCGAGCCGGGGCTCGGCAACGGTGGCCTGGGTCGCTTGGCGGCCTGCTTCCTCGATTCCCTCTCCGCACTGGATATTCCCGCGATCGGCTACGGCATCCGGTACGACTTTGGCATCTTCCGGCAGACCTTCGTCAACGGCTGGCAGATCGAACAACCGGATAGTTGGAGCATGGGCGCCTCGCCGTGGGAGGTGGTCCACCCGCAGTTTTCGAACCGGGTTGGTTTCGGCGGCCATACCGAGCCGTACTACGACGAAACCGGCCAATTCCAGGTGCGCTGGATTCCGAGCGAGCAGGTGATCGGCGTTCCCTACAACATTCTGGTGCCCGGATATCACACCAAGATGGTGAACACGCTCCGGCTCTGGCGAGCGCGAGCCGCGCAGGAGTTCGACTTGCGCACCTTCAATGCGGGCGACTATGTCAACGCGGTGCAGCAACAAATCGCGTCGGAAACGATCTCGAAGGTGCTTTACCCGAACGACACTACCCCTCAGGGGAAAGAACTCCGGTTGCGACAGCAGTATTTCTTTGTCGCCTGCTCGATCCAGGACATCTTCCGCTTCCTGCCGTCGGGATACGATCTGCGCAATCTCCACAAGCGTTATGTCTTCCAACTGAACGACACACACCCGACGGTCGCGGTGGCGGAGATGATGCGCTACCTGATGGATGAACGCCACATTCCGTGGACGGTGGCGTGGGATATCACGTCGAAGATGTTCGGATACACCAGCCACACGCTCCTGCCAGAGGCGCTCGAGACCTGGCCGGTGGAGATCTTCGGGCGTCTCCTGCCCCGTCATATGGAGATCATCTACGAAATCAACCGGCGCTTCGTGGAAGACGTGCGCAGGGTTTGGCCTGGCGATGAGGCGCGTGTCGAACGCATGAGCATCATCGGCAACAACGGGCAACCACATGTGCGCATGGCGCACCTGGCCACGGTTGGCAGCTATTCGGTAAACGGTGTTGCGCCATTGCAGTCCCGCTTGCTCAAGGAGCGCACGCTCCGGGATTTCTCCGAGATGTGGCCGAAGAAGTTCGGCAATGTCACCAATGGCGTCACGCCGCGACGCTTCATCGGGTTGGCGAATCCACGATTGGTCGAACTGATCAGCTCCAGGATCGGCGACGGCTGGTTGACGGATATCACCCGATTGGCCGAAATCGAGCAGTACGCCGACGACCAGCAGTTCCAGGCCGACTGGCACAAGGTCAAGATGGCGAACAAGGCCGATCTCTCGATCGCGTTGCATCGCATCACCGGGGTCGGCATGTCGACATCAGCGATGTTTGATGTGCTGGTGAAGCGGATCCACCTCTACAAGCGGCAACTGCTCAAGGCGTTGCACGCCATCGTGCTTTACAACCAGCTCAAAGCCGGCGCCAAGAACGCGCTGATCCCAAGGGTGGTCATTTTCGGCGGCAAGGCCGCGCCGGGATACGAGATGGCCAAACTGGTCATCAAGCTCATCAACTCGGTCGCCGAGGTGGTGAATCGGGATCCTTCCACCCGCGACCGCTTGGCCGTGGTCTACCCACCGAACTTCAACGTGACCCTGGCAGAGAAGATCTACGCGGCGGCTGACGTTTCCGAGCAAGTCTCGCTCGCTGGCATGGAGGCATCTGGCACCGGAAACATGAAGTTCGCGATGAACGGCGCGCTGACGGTTGGCACGCTCGACGGCGCGAATATCGACATTCGCGAGCTGGTGGGTCCGGAGAACTTCTTCACCTTCGGCATGACCGAAGACGAAGTGCGCGATCTGCGATCCTCGGGCTACGATCCCCGTTCGATCTACGAATCGAACCCTGATCTCAAGCAAGCGATCGATATGATTGCCAGCAATGCCTTCACACCGAACGAACCAGGCGTATTGCAGCCGATCGTGGATCATCTCATTGGGTATGATGAGTTCATGGTGCTGGCCGATTTCGCGTCGTACGCGGAATGCCAGATGCGCGCGGAGGAAGCCTTCCGGAATCCGACCGCATGGACGCGGATGTCGATCCTGAATACGGCCCGATCGGGCTACTTTTCGTCGGATCGCAGTATTCGTGACTATGCGGACACGATCTGGAAGGTGAGCCCGATGCGCATGCATGGTCAGTCGCGCGCCAGGTAG
- a CDS encoding glyceraldehyde 3-phosphate dehydrogenase NAD-binding domain-containing protein, translating into MAGVGIHGFGRIGRSALRIALQNNLFTPVSISDIKDLPTLAALFKVDTNYGVFPEPVTADGNTLKIGNRSVKYIDSSKELPDWAALGVDLVIDCTGRATTRAGAQAHLDRGAKRVLVSAPSKSRDDADVFLLAGINQDTYDPAKHKIVSMASCTTNALAPVVKVVLENFGIKEGLFSTVHAYTNTQSLTDQPMKDRRDSWAATENIIPSSSGAARALQFIWPDLKITGKAYRVPVRTGSIAELNLITEKKVTVESANNAFREAAGKSPLKGVMDVLEEEWASSRIVGDAHSSIVDLPITQVMGDTFLSVAAWYDNEWGYASRLAETGALLAK; encoded by the coding sequence ATGGCAGGCGTAGGAATTCACGGGTTCGGGCGGATCGGGCGCTCGGCGTTGCGCATTGCGCTGCAGAACAATCTCTTCACTCCGGTGTCGATCTCGGACATCAAAGACTTGCCGACGCTGGCGGCGCTTTTCAAGGTCGACACCAATTACGGGGTCTTCCCGGAGCCGGTAACCGCCGATGGCAACACTCTGAAGATCGGCAATCGTTCCGTGAAGTACATCGATTCATCGAAAGAGCTGCCGGATTGGGCGGCCCTTGGCGTCGATCTCGTCATCGATTGCACCGGCCGCGCAACCACACGCGCGGGCGCCCAGGCGCACCTGGACCGGGGAGCAAAGCGGGTTCTGGTGAGCGCGCCGAGCAAGAGCCGAGACGACGCCGATGTCTTCCTGCTGGCCGGAATCAACCAGGATACATACGATCCTGCCAAGCACAAGATCGTTTCCATGGCGAGCTGCACGACCAATGCGCTCGCGCCGGTGGTGAAAGTTGTGTTGGAGAACTTCGGCATCAAGGAAGGGCTTTTCTCGACGGTTCATGCCTACACCAACACGCAGTCGTTGACCGATCAGCCGATGAAGGACCGGCGTGACTCCTGGGCTGCAACGGAGAACATCATCCCCTCGTCGTCCGGCGCCGCACGCGCGCTGCAGTTCATTTGGCCCGATCTGAAGATCACCGGCAAGGCGTATCGCGTCCCGGTACGTACCGGCAGCATTGCCGAGCTCAACCTGATCACCGAAAAGAAGGTGACCGTCGAATCGGCGAACAATGCCTTCCGCGAAGCAGCCGGCAAGTCGCCGCTGAAAGGCGTCATGGATGTGCTGGAAGAGGAGTGGGCATCGTCCCGCATCGTCGGGGATGCTCATTCATCGATTGTCGATCTGCCGATCACCCAGGTGATGGGTGATACCTTCCTCAGCGTGGCAGCGTGGTACGACAACGAGTGGGGCTACGCGTCCCGGCTCGCCGAAACCGGAGCGCTACTCGCGAAGTAA
- a CDS encoding sugar ABC transporter substrate-binding protein, with translation MGDRRMPASIMTRGVSRRTVLTRSGQLGAAAAVGVTGGIEGMLAAAKAPVLLQDAAPSGKVRLLYYGEAADESARFEQFNVLYPDVELEVVGIPGDSWADFADSVSTRIAGGESFDVLVIATEGQRVFASRGLLDPIDDLLERDAEEMQEFFDDVHPRLLEFTRTLSSPDGQTYVLPGEFNTMGVWYNKEVFAAAGVPEPVAGWTWDDFNETARALTKPGEVYGMHVTGGLFPSVMPWLLTNGASPLSADWTQATINTPEAVESAKQMRQLVADGISPEPGGEFDAFTIFAQGGLGMIGVGMWIYPSQVQAGTQDHIDVVQWPQHSGPGSPVGWKSYPIMSSTQNREAAWALSKYFTSKEAAKYLIYEVSARKSVALDPAFLDSMPAGIGTFYEALDYATPVPGTDNGAIIEHDIIDTFDQILLGNLEAEPALEELNQKIADNL, from the coding sequence ATGGGTGATCGTCGAATGCCTGCCTCAATCATGACACGCGGCGTCTCGCGACGAACCGTGCTCACGCGATCCGGTCAGCTGGGAGCCGCAGCGGCGGTCGGCGTCACGGGTGGAATCGAGGGCATGCTGGCAGCGGCCAAGGCGCCGGTGTTGTTGCAGGACGCTGCGCCGTCCGGCAAGGTTCGGCTGCTGTACTACGGCGAGGCGGCGGACGAGTCGGCCAGATTCGAACAGTTCAACGTGCTCTATCCCGATGTCGAGCTCGAGGTCGTCGGTATTCCGGGCGACTCCTGGGCCGATTTCGCCGATTCGGTGTCGACCCGGATCGCGGGCGGCGAATCGTTCGATGTCCTGGTCATTGCGACAGAAGGGCAGCGGGTCTTTGCCTCGCGCGGGCTGCTCGATCCGATCGACGATCTGCTGGAGCGGGACGCGGAAGAGATGCAGGAGTTCTTCGACGACGTGCATCCCCGCCTGCTCGAGTTCACGCGCACCCTCAGTTCCCCGGACGGCCAAACCTACGTCTTGCCGGGCGAGTTCAACACCATGGGTGTCTGGTACAACAAGGAAGTGTTCGCTGCGGCTGGCGTGCCCGAGCCGGTGGCGGGTTGGACATGGGACGACTTCAACGAGACGGCGCGCGCGCTCACCAAGCCCGGTGAGGTCTATGGCATGCATGTGACTGGCGGACTCTTTCCGTCCGTCATGCCCTGGCTGCTGACCAATGGCGCCAGCCCTTTGAGCGCCGACTGGACCCAGGCCACTATCAACACGCCGGAAGCGGTCGAATCTGCCAAGCAGATGCGCCAGCTTGTGGCCGACGGCATTAGCCCGGAACCCGGCGGAGAGTTCGACGCGTTCACCATCTTCGCCCAGGGCGGACTCGGCATGATCGGCGTTGGCATGTGGATCTATCCCAGCCAGGTGCAAGCCGGCACTCAGGACCACATCGATGTTGTTCAGTGGCCGCAGCATTCTGGCCCAGGATCGCCGGTCGGCTGGAAGTCGTATCCAATCATGTCGTCCACCCAGAATCGTGAAGCCGCCTGGGCGCTTTCCAAGTACTTCACCTCCAAGGAGGCGGCCAAATACCTCATCTACGAGGTGTCCGCGCGCAAGTCGGTGGCGCTCGATCCCGCGTTCCTGGATTCGATGCCAGCCGGTATCGGGACCTTCTACGAAGCGCTCGACTATGCGACTCCGGTGCCAGGGACCGACAACGGCGCGATCATCGAGCACGATATCATCGACACGTTCGATCAGATCCTGTTGGGGAATCTCGAAGCTGAGCCGGCTCTGGAGGAGCTCAATCAGAAGATCGCCGACAACCTCTAG
- a CDS encoding carbohydrate ABC transporter permease produces the protein MTATQPATIVQEPRGISPLQRALRFLGRWGLYLLMLLICLIMIIPFYWVLVTAFVPQLEAFGKPPDWTPTNLSLQNVRRVFEDMPFWRMFWNSFKISMIITIGSVTTSTMAAYAFARLRFPGRDLVFIIFLAALMVPGQVTIIPTFVLMRYLGLINHHAAIWLPGLINVFGIFLLRQFFLRTPRDLEEAARLDGAGHLRVMFQIALPLASPAIAALAVLNFQAAWNDFLSPNLFLNTPDQLTLPVGLFRLSAMYGGTPTTVFAGITLVLIPVLIVYLLAQRRLTESIALTGIRG, from the coding sequence ATGACTGCCACGCAACCGGCAACCATCGTCCAGGAGCCACGCGGCATCTCGCCCCTTCAGCGTGCGTTGCGGTTCCTCGGGCGTTGGGGGCTCTATCTGCTGATGCTCCTCATCTGCCTGATCATGATCATCCCGTTCTACTGGGTGCTGGTCACCGCATTCGTGCCGCAGCTGGAAGCGTTTGGCAAGCCACCGGACTGGACTCCGACCAACCTGAGTCTGCAAAACGTGCGACGAGTGTTCGAAGACATGCCGTTCTGGCGCATGTTCTGGAATAGCTTCAAGATCTCGATGATCATCACGATTGGCTCGGTGACAACCAGCACGATGGCTGCCTACGCCTTTGCGCGGCTGCGTTTTCCTGGACGGGACCTGGTGTTCATCATCTTTCTGGCCGCGCTCATGGTGCCGGGGCAGGTGACGATTATTCCCACGTTCGTTCTGATGCGCTACCTCGGCCTGATCAACCACCACGCCGCCATCTGGCTGCCGGGGTTGATCAATGTCTTTGGCATCTTCCTGCTGCGGCAGTTCTTCCTGCGGACTCCCCGCGACCTGGAGGAGGCCGCCCGCCTCGATGGCGCCGGGCATCTGCGCGTCATGTTCCAGATTGCGTTGCCACTTGCCTCGCCGGCAATTGCGGCACTTGCAGTGCTGAACTTCCAGGCGGCCTGGAACGATTTCCTTTCTCCAAATCTCTTTCTCAATACGCCAGATCAGCTCACCCTGCCGGTTGGGCTCTTTCGCTTGAGCGCAATGTACGGAGGTACCCCGACGACCGTCTTTGCCGGCATCACACTCGTGCTGATCCCTGTGTTGATCGTTTATCTCCTTGCCCAACGGCGACTCACCGAGAGCATTGCACTCACAGGGATAAGAGGATGA
- a CDS encoding NAD-dependent epimerase/dehydratase family protein: MKVVLTGAAGVIGRAVREHLGDRYEFVSITRKPTEFTNVIGDISDFDAIRPAFDGADAVVHLAASTALDSPWSRCCPTTSSAHTTSMKPRGRPA; encoded by the coding sequence ATGAAAGTCGTTCTCACCGGCGCGGCCGGGGTCATCGGACGAGCGGTACGCGAGCATCTTGGCGATCGGTATGAGTTCGTCTCGATCACCCGCAAGCCGACGGAATTCACCAATGTCATCGGCGATATCAGCGACTTCGACGCAATCCGCCCCGCCTTCGACGGCGCGGACGCAGTTGTCCATCTTGCCGCGTCGACTGCGCTCGACAGCCCGTGGAGTCGGTGCTGTCCGACAACTTCATCGGCACATACAACGTCTATGAAGCCGCGCGGCAGGCCGGCTTGA
- a CDS encoding NAD-dependent epimerase/dehydratase family protein: MADHNAEIRPDSLYGVSKVYGEALGRYYHETYGMRVHNLRIGSVRADDNPVDPTVKDGSFSARFDTRAEVRPSPFHLAQPARLR; the protein is encoded by the coding sequence GTGGCCGATCACAACGCCGAGATTCGCCCCGACTCACTCTATGGCGTCTCGAAGGTATACGGTGAAGCGCTTGGTCGCTACTACCATGAAACCTACGGCATGCGCGTTCACAACCTGCGCATCGGTTCCGTACGCGCGGATGACAATCCAGTCGACCCAACGGTCAAAGACGGGTCGTTCTCGGCTCGATTTGACACCAGAGCAGAAGTTCGACCGTCTCCGTTCCACCTGGCTCAGCCAGCGCGATTGCGCTGA
- a CDS encoding sugar ABC transporter permease, protein MSAQQGQTARSFAATGAIEGTLPAAVRRREAIWAYLLLSPAIILFLVFIAGPLIGAIVLSFYEWDLLTDARFIGTRNYRELMSDDKMWQSVRNTFVFAFWSLVLHIGFGLALALMVQRAIPGVLKYLFRTAVFFPVIMSWAAVSLIWLYILDPNYGFINYYLEQLGLPTKSWLLMPDTAMPSLILVDLWKTIGFTFILLLAGLQGVPEHLYEAAKIDGAGAVSRFFNVTVPMLSPTLFLTSVLTFIGAFQIFDPMFIMTGGGPLGRTTTVVLHIYQTGFKRFEMGYASAMAIIVFLIILAMTLIQMRLSRHWVFYD, encoded by the coding sequence GTGAGCGCGCAACAAGGACAGACCGCGCGGTCGTTTGCGGCCACCGGTGCAATCGAAGGGACGCTTCCCGCCGCCGTCAGGCGGCGGGAAGCTATCTGGGCCTATCTGCTGCTGAGTCCCGCGATCATTCTCTTCCTGGTGTTCATCGCAGGCCCGCTGATCGGCGCCATCGTGCTCAGTTTCTATGAATGGGACCTGCTCACCGATGCGCGCTTCATCGGAACCCGCAATTACCGCGAGCTGATGTCGGATGACAAGATGTGGCAGTCGGTACGCAACACCTTTGTGTTCGCGTTCTGGTCACTCGTGTTGCACATCGGCTTTGGGCTTGCGCTGGCGCTCATGGTGCAGCGCGCTATCCCTGGGGTTCTGAAGTATCTCTTCCGAACGGCGGTCTTCTTCCCCGTCATCATGTCGTGGGCCGCTGTCTCGTTAATCTGGCTCTACATCCTCGATCCCAACTACGGCTTCATCAATTACTACCTCGAACAGTTGGGTCTGCCGACAAAAAGTTGGCTGTTGATGCCCGACACGGCGATGCCTTCGCTGATCCTTGTCGACTTGTGGAAAACGATCGGGTTCACGTTCATTCTGCTCCTGGCCGGCTTGCAAGGAGTTCCCGAGCATCTTTATGAAGCTGCCAAAATCGACGGTGCTGGCGCGGTCAGCCGCTTCTTCAACGTAACCGTGCCAATGTTGTCACCGACACTCTTCTTGACCTCGGTGCTCACCTTCATCGGCGCGTTCCAGATCTTCGATCCCATGTTCATCATGACCGGCGGCGGTCCGTTGGGACGCACGACGACCGTGGTGCTGCACATCTACCAGACGGGATTCAAGCGGTTCGAGATGGGCTACGCCTCAGCGATGGCCATCATCGTCTTCCTCATCATTCTTGCCATGACCCTGATCCAGATGCGCCTGAGCCGGCATTGGGTTTTCTACGACTGA
- a CDS encoding tagatose 1,6-diphosphate aldolase, which translates to MAAVRIARGKFDGINACAGKNGVISAAAMDQRGSLQKSIGKAREDGKATAEDLATFKKAVVSILTPHASAILIDPEFGLLALEVKAPNCGVLLAYEKTGYDATVKGRLPDLLDEWSVRRLIEAGANAIKILLYYDPADDAAINTIKHAFIERIGAECAANDVPFFLEPVTYRDDVSGLAWAKAKPEAVTRSMEEFSKDKYGVDVLKVEVPIDMKFVSGTRSFTGEEAYTREDALRLFKEASDAATKPFIYLSAGVSNEQFVETLLLAAESGADYSGVLCGRATWQEGVPIFGKDGIDALEAWLSTQGVENINAVNNAVAAGAKPWWTVYGGKDAIEVFDPVLS; encoded by the coding sequence GTGGCCGCTGTCAGAATCGCCCGAGGAAAGTTCGACGGGATCAACGCCTGTGCCGGCAAGAATGGAGTGATCTCTGCCGCGGCCATGGACCAGCGCGGGTCGCTGCAGAAATCCATCGGCAAGGCCCGCGAAGACGGCAAAGCCACTGCCGAGGATCTGGCAACGTTCAAGAAGGCGGTGGTGTCCATCTTGACACCGCACGCCAGCGCGATCTTGATCGATCCCGAGTTCGGCCTGCTGGCGCTCGAAGTGAAAGCGCCCAATTGCGGCGTCCTGCTCGCCTACGAGAAGACCGGTTATGATGCGACTGTAAAGGGCCGCCTGCCGGATCTTCTGGACGAGTGGAGCGTTCGCCGTCTGATCGAGGCCGGCGCAAACGCCATCAAGATCCTGCTCTACTACGATCCTGCCGATGATGCGGCGATCAACACCATCAAGCACGCTTTCATCGAGCGGATCGGCGCTGAGTGCGCCGCGAACGATGTTCCCTTCTTCCTGGAACCGGTGACATACCGGGACGATGTGAGCGGCCTTGCCTGGGCGAAAGCCAAGCCAGAGGCAGTGACGCGCTCGATGGAAGAGTTCTCCAAGGACAAATATGGGGTCGACGTCCTCAAGGTCGAGGTTCCGATCGACATGAAGTTCGTCTCCGGCACACGGTCGTTTACCGGGGAAGAGGCCTACACCCGCGAAGATGCATTGCGGCTCTTCAAGGAGGCGTCCGACGCCGCCACGAAGCCGTTCATCTATCTCAGCGCGGGCGTAAGCAACGAGCAGTTCGTCGAAACGCTGCTGCTGGCCGCGGAATCGGGCGCCGACTACTCCGGTGTCCTGTGCGGCCGCGCCACCTGGCAAGAAGGTGTGCCCATCTTCGGCAAGGACGGGATCGACGCGCTCGAGGCCTGGCTCTCCACGCAAGGCGTGGAAAACATCAATGCGGTCAACAACGCGGTGGCCGCGGGAGCCAAGCCGTGGTGGACAGTGTACGGAGGAAAAGACGCGATCGAGGTGTTCGATCCCGTCCTCAGCTAG
- a CDS encoding LLM class flavin-dependent oxidoreductase: MGAEWNRPDFEPFGFPFDHRVGRFEEAFTIIRTLLSDGEIDFHGAYYDLPNCILTPNGPRGGDLPLLVGSIGERMLRATLPYVGTGMLVRGLRKRPHRATRRVMAEVDRIAEDGGRDPASFSRNIAVLVGRSGRRIDRRSIPRRASVPFLVPPARSQKLNAFYDEGVDHVQIVPQHPSPSRRSRLLLQSWSNSSPEIRTRLAQHRKRRRTQDAGLRTSSPGRGPSGACKKSARVLESQNWRGLSEMP; this comes from the coding sequence TTGGGAGCGGAGTGGAACCGGCCCGATTTCGAACCATTTGGATTCCCGTTCGATCACCGGGTAGGCCGTTTCGAGGAAGCCTTCACGATCATTCGCACCCTGCTTTCGGACGGCGAGATCGATTTCCATGGCGCCTACTACGACCTGCCGAACTGCATCCTGACGCCGAACGGTCCACGCGGTGGCGATTTGCCGCTTCTGGTTGGCTCGATTGGCGAGCGCATGTTGCGGGCGACGTTGCCGTATGTCGGCACTGGAATGCTGGTTCGAGGACTTCGAAAACGACCCCATCGTGCTACGCGACGCGTGATGGCGGAAGTCGACCGCATTGCCGAGGATGGTGGACGCGATCCAGCGAGCTTTAGCCGCAACATCGCGGTGCTGGTTGGTCGCTCAGGTCGACGCATAGACCGTCGGTCTATCCCTCGAAGGGCCAGCGTCCCATTTCTGGTTCCGCCAGCGAGATCGCAGAAGCTCAACGCCTTCTACGACGAAGGCGTCGACCATGTGCAAATCGTCCCACAGCACCCATCACCCTCGAGGCGATCGAGACTCTTGCTCCAGTCGTGGAGCAACTCAAGTCCTGAAATTCGTACCAGACTCGCCCAACACCGGAAACGTCGCAGGACTCAGGACGCTGGACTCAGAACCTCGTCTCCGGGGCGCGGTCCTTCGGGAGCATGCAAGAAGTCGGCGCGCGTGCTCGAATCCCAGAACTGGCGCGGGTTGTCCGAGATGCCGTAG